In one Gadus morhua chromosome 7, gadMor3.0, whole genome shotgun sequence genomic region, the following are encoded:
- the LOC115546529 gene encoding polymeric immunoglobulin receptor — MGKDVVAFKDGAMVEGSQYEGRVHLASEDSVLTGDWSLVLEGVRHADVNMYECIVPGRRTLANVWLSVEPPEGQTLWVNAWLGDSTYLSCEAPEAERSLDLRFWWEKDGVPVPHDHEDKDRFHVETDGNHVGLIISQVLITDRGVYHCFFQSRPSQEPRRGSPEIVKLTVLGSEHLDDEEMGPEATPSTEPSTPQDEEEEVPTPSDPTLLESPLLLSDDTLGGQDNSHGDDVPWVRITIMTSVLAITAVTLCILRARYII, encoded by the exons ATGGGGAAGGACGTGGTCGCCTTCAAGGACGGGGCCATGGTGGAGGGCTCCCAGTACGAG GGGCGTGTTCACCTGGCGTCTGAGGACAGCGTCCTGACGGGTGATTGGTCGCTGGTTCTGGAGGGGGTGCGGCACGCCGATGTCAACATGTACGAGTGCATCGTACCGGGGAGAAGGACCCTGGCCAATGTGTGGCTGAGCGTGG aGCCCCCTGAGGGGCAGACCCTGTGGGTGAACGCGTGGCTCGGGGACTCCACCTACCTGAGCTGTGAGGCCCCAGAGGCGGAGCGCTCACTGGACCTCCGCTTCTGGTGGGAGAAGGACGGGGTCCCGGTGCCGCACGACCATGAG GATAAAGATCGTTTCCACGTGGAGACGGACGGTAACCATGTGGGTCTGATCATCAGCCAGGTACTGATCACCGACAGGGGGGTCTACCACTGCTTCTTCCAATCACG gcccTCTCAAGAGCCGAGGCGAGGGTCTCCAGAAATCGTGAAATTGACCGTTTTGGGATCGGAGCACTTGGACGACG AGGAGATGGGCCCCGAGGCTACTCCATCGACGGAGCCTTCTACGCcacaggatgaggaggaggaggtgccgaCCCCCTCGGACCCCACCCTGCTGGAGAGCCCCCTACTCCTCTCCGATGACACCCTCG gtGGGCAGGACAACAGCCATGGGGATGATGTGCCCTGGGTTCGAATCACCATCATGACCAGTGTTCTGGCCATCACTGCCGTCACGCTTTGCATCCTAAGAGCCCGGTACATAATCTGA